From one Dermacentor andersoni chromosome 1, qqDerAnde1_hic_scaffold, whole genome shotgun sequence genomic stretch:
- the LOC126543326 gene encoding uncharacterized protein isoform X3, which translates to MAGAPTRKIPRPSVSLNRCGMRRPRKLSNASKAFTPKVTFEEPEKRDDPERPRRGRSPQKVTSEEPEKRDNSERPRRGRCRQKVTFDEPEKRDNSERPRRGRCRQKVTFEEPDKRDNSERRRRGRSPQKVTFEEPDKRDNSERRRRGRSPQKVTFEEPDKRDNSERRRRGRSPRKVTFEEPEKRDNSERRRGGRSPQKVTFEEPEKRDNPDRPRGVREGGHRGGRGHGSYHGSGAASGTSRTGILYPPLPRPQTGRRPRLLVTDSWRRPLDNMVRCPYDTSHLVPASGRAAHVRHCPRKRNGATTRRYHRTELPQEENWEPEIVPGKAGYVPPVDMGYPVFRDVQTLTPKQRRDYYRDLLEQHKLVENDKGASNRCGDSEETGESTISNSSTPSTSTDLSQAGPEDLDSRTDEPTPTTPGPPAPLNLNNLANLPVPNVPESAKNPLPRLPASANLPAQKQPEPTNLPAPNLPEPANLPARTQQEPENLLAPNLPSLSSSPVPKLSQLASSSPPNLPELKNVLKAENNKERTNLPESAKLPVPSKLPAPTKLPLPTKLLVLAKTSVSANAPMLNKPEPAHNSAPANRLVPANIQARVSLAARANLLKPRNVQTPNIPAPANPQARISLAAPANPPTPRNMPAPNIKTPAKLQARVSLATPALLPTPGNMPAPEIKTPAKLQARVSLAAPANLPTPGTMPAPDIKTPAKLQARISLAAPGNLPAPDIKTPAKLQARISLAAPGNLPTPGNMPAPDIKTPAKLQARISLAAPGNLPTPGNMPAPDIKTPAKLQARISLAAPGNLPTPGNMPAPDIKAPAKLQARVSLAAPANLPTPGNVPAPEMKTPAKLQARVSLAAPANLSTSGNMPAPDIKAPAKLQARVSLAAPANLPTPGNVPAPEIKTPPKLQARVSLAAPANLPKHVNRPEPEIKTASKLQAWVSLAAPANLPTTGNMPAPDIKKPAKIQAWVSLAAPANLPKPVNMPKPEIKTSAKLQAQVSLAAPADLPTTGNMPAPEIKTPARLQARVSLAAPANLPKAVNMPGPETKGLAKFQTRISLAAPANHQKPVNMPASNIKAPAKLEARVSLAAHANLPKPGNRPTPNIKTPAKLQARISLPAPANMPALSLPAPSNPPVAAKLPATAKLPTSAHLPLLNFTELRKPSVPGNSPARANLPKPIDMPTPNFSSPVKVQARVSLLASANLSELNITEPRNHPVPAKLPKPANMPTPYLQAPTNTPMTPNLMVLDKLPVSVNKSIPNIPEPEKPPALANIPKPTNLPAPNLLEPTNIPITAKLLAPEKILVSANMPACNNPNPRILPATANPTGPPNLPKPGNLQPAPNFPAPNFPAPNFPAPANLPAPANLPAPANLPAPANLPATTNLLAAEKLPASANMPVLSIPQSRNASASANPMAHDNLVEPAKHQAHVTLVAPTNMPEPSGNDSVKELAPLASHLDAACPLEQQCELPVFDTFYDPYTDEASYQAAGRGAPVSRNSMHGWLVQFDEDGNVCYQLGRGRPLF; encoded by the exons ATTCCACGTCCGTCAGTCTCGCTCAACCGCTGCGGCATGAGGCGACCCAGGAAACTGTCGAACGCTTCCAAAGCATTCACTCCG AAAGTCACCTTCGAGGAACCTGAAAAACGGGACGATCCCGAACGACCTAGAAGAGGCCGGTCTCCGCAGAAGGTCACCTCCGAGGAACCTGAGAAACGGGACAATTCCGAGCGACCCAGAAGAGGCCGGTGTCGGCAGAAAGTCACCTTCGATGAACCCGAGAAACGGGACAATTCCGAGCGACCCAGAAGAGGCCGGTGTCGGCAGAAAGTCACCTTCGAGGAACCTGATAAACGGGACAATTCCGAGCGGCGCAGAAGAGGCCGGTCTCCGCAGAAAGTCACCTTCGAGGAACCTGATAAACGGGACAATTCCGAGCGGCGCAGAAGAGGCCGGTCTCCGCAGAAAGTCACCTTCGAGGAACCTGATAAACGGGACAATTCCGAGCGGCGCAGAAGAGGCCGGTCTCCGCGGAAAGTCACCTTCGAGGAACCTGAGAAACGGGACAATTCTGAGCGGCGCAGAGGAGGTCGGTCTCCGCAGAAAGTTACCTTCGAGGAACCTGAGAAACGGGACAATCCCGACCGACCCCGAGGAGTCCGCGAAGGTGGACACAGAGGCGGACGGGGACACGGGTCCTACCATGGCAGCGGGGCAGCCTCAGGCACGAGCCGGACAGGCATTCTCTACCCACCGCTGCCGCGTCCACAGACTGGGCGGCGTCCGCGATTACTGGTGACAGATAGCTGG AGGCGGCCCCTCGACAACATGGTGCGGTGCCCTTACGACACGTCGCACCTGGTGCCCGCGTCTGGGCGCGCCGCCCACGTCCGCCATTGTCCACGCAAGAGGAACGGCG CCACAACTAGACGCTACCACAGGACGGAGTTGCCACAGGAGGAGAACTGGGAGCCAG AGATTGTTCCTGGAAAAGCGGGATACGTGCCACCCGTAGATATGGGCTACCCTGTCTTCCGAGATGTACAAACCTTGACCCCAAAGCAGAGGAGAGACTACTACCGCGATCTGCTGGAGCAGCACAAACTTGTGGAAAA TGACAAGGGAGCTTCGAACCGATGCGGAGATTCGGAAGAAACTGGAGAATCCACGATTTCAAAT agctCAACACCAAGCACATCCACAGATTTAAGCCAGGCCGGCCCAG AGGATTTAGACAGCCGGACCGACGAGCCCACACCTACGACGCCTGGCCCGCCGGCGCCCCTAAATTTGAATAATCTCGCTAACCTTCCCGTGCCGAACGTGCCGGAGTCCGCAAAAAACCCGCTGCCACGCCTTCCGGCATCCGCGAACCTTCCAGCACAGAAACAACCGGAACCCACGAACCTGCCAGCACCGAACTTACCGGAGCCCGCGAACCTACCTGCGCGGACACAGCAGGAGCCCGAAAACTTGCTGGCACCAAACTTGCCATCGCTATCAAGCTCGCCGGTGCCCAAGCTGTCACAGCTCGCCAGTTCGTCGCCGCCAAACTTGCCGGAACTCAAGAACGTCTTAAAGGCAGAGAATAATAAGGAGCGTACGAACCTGCCGGAGTCCGCGAAGCTACCGGTTCCCTCGAAGCTTCCGGCGCCCACGAAGCTGCCGTTGCCCACGAAGCTGCTAGTGCTTGCGAAGACTTCAGTGTCTGCGAACGCGCCAATGCTGAACAAGCCGGAGCCCGCACACAATTCGGCGCCCGCGAACCGGCTGGTGCCTGCTAACATTCAGGCGCGCGTCAGCCTGGCAGCGCGCGCGAATCTCCTGAAACCTAGGAACGTGCAGACACCCAATATTCCGGCACCCGCTAATCCCCAGGCGCGCATCAGCCTTGCGGCTCCCGCAAACCCGCCGACACCCAGGAACATGCCGGCACCCAACATTAAGACACCCGCTAAGCTTCAGGCGCGGGTCAGTCTGGCAACGCCCGCACTCCTGCCAACACCTGGGAACATGCCGGCACCCGAAATTAAGACACCCGCTAAGCTTCAAGCGCGGGTCAGCCTGGCGGCGCCCGCAAACCTGCCAACACCTGGGACCATGCCAGCACCTGACATTAAGACACCCGCTAAGCTTCAGGCGCGGATCAGCCTGGCAGCGCCCGGAAACCTGCCAGCACCTGACATTAAGACACCCGCTAAGCTTCAGGCGCGGATCAGCCTGGCAGCGCCCGGAAACCTGCCAACACCTGGGAACATGCCAGCACCTGACATTAAGACACCCGCTAAGCTTCAGGCGCGGATCAGCCTGGCAGCGCCCGGAAACCTGCCAACACCTGGGAACATGCCAGCACCTGACATTAAGACACCCGCTAAGCTTCAGGCGCGGATCAGCCTGGCAGCGCCCGGAAACCTGCCAACACCTGGGAACATGCCAGCACCTGACATTAAAGCACCCGCTAAGCTTCAGGCGCGGGTCAGCTTGGCGGCGCCCGCAAACCTGCCAACACCTGGGAACGTGCCGGCACCCGAAATGAAGACACCCGCTAAGCTTCAGGCGCGGGTCAGCCTGGCAGCGCCCGCAAACCTGTCAACATCTGGGAACATGCCAGCACCTGACATTAAGGCACCCGCTAAGCTTCAGGCGCGGGTCAGCCTGGCGGCGCCCGCAAACCTGCCAACACCTGGGAACGTGCCGGCACCCGAAATTAAGACACCCCCTAAGCTTCAGGCGCGGGTCAGCTTGGCGGCGCCCGCAAATCTGCCGAAACATGTAAACAGGCCGGAACCCGAAATTAAGACGGCTTCTAAGCTTCAGGCGTGGGTCAGCCTGGCGGCGCCCGCAAACCTGCCAACAACTGGAAACATGCCGGCACCTGACATTAAGAAACCCGCTAAGATTCAGGCGTGGGTCAGCCTGGCGGCGCCCGCAAATCTGCCGAAACCTGTAAACATGCCGAAACCCGAAATTAAGACATCCGCTAAGCTTCAGGCGCAGGTCAGCCTGGCGGCGCCCGCAGACCTGCCAACAACTGGGAACATGCCGGCACCTGAGATTAAGACACCCGCTAGGCTTCAGGCGCGGGTCAGTCTGGCGGCGCCCGCAAACCTGCCGAAAGCTGTAAACATGCCGGGACCCGAAACTAAGGGGCTTGCTAAGTTTCAGACGCGCATCAGCCTGGCGGCGCCCGCAAACCATCAGAAGCCCGTGAACATGCCAGCATCCAACATTAAAGCGCCCGCTAAGCTTGAGGCTCGTGTCAGCCTGGCCGCACACGCAAACCTACCGAAACCCGGGAACAGGCCCACACCCAACATTAAAACGCCTGCTAAGCTTCAGGCGCGCATCAGTCTCCCGGCGCCCGCGAACATGCCGGCACTCAGCCTTCCGGCGCCTTCGAATCCTCCAGTGGCCGCGAAACTGCCGGCGACCGCAAAGCTTCCGACGTCCGCGCACCTGCCATTGCTGAACTTTACAGAGCTCCGGAAACCTTCGGTGCCCGGGAACTCTCCGGCGCGCGCGAACTTGCCGAAGCCAATTGACATGCCGACACCCAACTTTTCGTCCCCCGTGAAGGTTCAGGCACGTGTGAGTCTGTTGGCGTCCGCGAACCTCTCAGAACTGAATATTACAGAGCCAAGAAACCATCCGGTGCCCGCGAAACTGCCGAAGCCCGCCAACATGCCGACGCCCTACCTTCAGGCGCCCACAAACACTCCAATGACCCCGAACCTGATGGTGCTCGACAAGCTACCGGTGTCCGTGAACAAGTCAATACCGAACATCCCAGAGCCCGAGAAACCTCCGGCGCTCGCGAACATACCGAAGCCCACCAACCTACCAGCACCCAACCTTCTggaaccaacaaacattccaatTACGGCGAAACTACTGGCACCCGAAAAGATTCTGGTATCTGCGAACATGCCAGCATGCAACAATCCAAACCCCAGGATTCTACCAGCAACCGCGAACCCTACGGGGCCCCCGAACCTGCCGAAGCCCGGCAACCTGCAGCCGGCACCCAACTTTCCGGCACCCAACTTTCCGGCACCCAACTTTCCGGCGCCCGCGAACCTTCCGGCGCCCGCGAACCTTCCGGCGCCCGCGAACCTTCCGGCGCCCGCGAACCTTCCGGCGACCACGAACCTGTTGGCGGCCGAAAAGCTTCCGGCATCCGCGAACATGCCAGTACTGAGCATTCCACAGTCCAGGAACGCTTCAGCATCAGCGAACCCTATGGCGCACGACAACCTGGTCGAGCCCGCTAAGCATCAGGCGCACGTCACCCTGGTGGCGCCCACGAACATGCCGGAGCCGTCGGGGAATGACAGCGTCAAGGAGCTGGCCCCTTTAGCCAGTCACCTTGATGCAGCCTGCCCCTTGGAGCAGCAGTGCGAGTTGCCGGTCTTCGACACCTTCTATGACCCGTACACTGATGAG GCGTCGTACCAAGCGGCCGGCCGTGGCGCCCCGGTCTCAAGAAACTCTATGCACGGGTGGCTCGTGCAGTTTGACGAAGATGGCAACGTCTGCTACCAGTTGGGTCGCGGCCGACCTTTATTCTGA